The following nucleotide sequence is from Chloracidobacterium validum.
CGCTTGCAGGTCTCTGGGATGGAGACGGGCCGCCCACCCTGTGACGAGTGTGATCGAAAGGCCGGGAACGATGGCTCGTGCCTCGGCGATGAGCTGCCAGCCATTGATGTCAGGCATGCCAAGGTCAGTGAACAGAGCATCAAAAGACTCCGTGCGCAAGCGTTGTAATGCCTGGGCTGGATTCGTTTCAACAGTCGGTAAGTGGCCAACCGATGCAATGATGTCGCTGACTGTTTCGGCTACCGGTCGTTCATCATCCACGATCAATATCCGCAGTTGACGTGGCGGTAACTGCGGTACTGATTCGACCACGAGTTCTTGCGCCAGTGAACGGGGCGTCAGGGGAAGGGTGAGAAAAAACGTTGTGCCCCGGCCAAGTTCGCTTTCGACCTCGATTCGCCCTCGGTGCCGGCTGATAATGTTATGTGAAACGCTCAGACCCAACCCCGTTCCTTTTCCCCCCTTGGTGGTATAGAAGGGGTCGAACAGCCGCTTCTTCGTTTCTTCGTTCATGCCAAGGCCGGTGTCGCGGACCACCAGTTTGGCCGACTCGTTTTGTTCATAAACATTGATGATGATTTCACCGCCATTGGGCATCGCATCCAGCGCATTGAAGACCAAATTCGTCACAACCTCGCGCAATTCGGTTGGATTGCCAAGAATATAGACTGGCGCTGGGGCTTGACAGGTAACGCGGACGAGTGTCCCACTGGTTCGCTCCATCCACTTCGGCTGGGTAGCCTCGATGGTTTGTTGCACGAGTTGGCTCAGATCAAGCCGTTCAAAGTCGGAGTCGTCCTGTCGAACACGGGCAAAGTCCTGGATGCGTTTGACGATGTTGGCTGCGTCTTTAGAGACCGTATGGATGATGTCCAGCGAGCGAAGCAGGGTAGCATCCGTCACGTGGGTTTTGAGCAGGCTAATCCGCCCCTGGATAATGGTGAGCGCGTTATTGAAGTTGTGGGCCACGCCCGATGCCAGCTCCCCGAGCGCCCGCAGCCGTTCGGTTTGTTGCATCTGGAGGTGATGCTCCCGCTCTTGCTCGCGCAGTCGCTGGGTTTCAGCGAGTTGCTCCTGGAGTTGCCCGATGAGCCGTGAGTTGTGGAGGACAACCGTGGCATGATCAGTCAGTAACTCAAGAATTTCCACTTCTTCAGGCAGCGGGTCCGGGCCGTGCCGGTCCACGCTAAACGTGCCGAAAAGGCGGCCCTCAAGTGCCAAGGGGACAATAACAATAGTGCCTGGATGCCAGAGACGCAGGGGCGACTCCGTATTGCGTCCGACGATAAACGAGTGGTCGCCAACCCGCCGGTGCACGCCGGAGATCCGCGCGCCAGGCGTGGTGGAAAAGCCGCCAACCTTGGTTCGTTGAGAGCTGAGAACATCCAGTTCGACGCGCTGGGCATCACTGAACGTTCCAGCAAAAGCGGCGATGAACGAATCATTGGCTGAAGTCAACGCTGGGTCGCGGAGGCAAAATATGGCCCGCTCCCAGCCCATATCGCAGGCCACTTCGCACATCCAACGAAGAATCTCTGAGACGCTGAGATAGCCAATGTTCAGGCTGAGGTGATGTTTAACCTGATTGGCGACTTCAACGATACGGCGCAGCCGTTGCGACTCTTGCGTGAGGCGCTGGCGCAACCGGGTGTTGTTGATAGCAACGGCGACCTGCTCGGCCAGTGGTGTCACCAACTCAACGGTAGCATCACAGTAAGCCCCTACAGTTCGGCTGGTGAAGTTGAGTGTTCCAATGACTTTGCTATCCAGGGTCAGCGGATGACAGAGCGTCGAGCGGTAGCCCTGCTCACTCCATTCGGCGTACGTGACAAAGCGTGTTTCTTGCCGAATGTCTGGCACGACAACCGGCTGCCCATGGCTGACGACCCAGGCGGTTACCGTCTTGTCACCAGGAACGATGGTGCCGGCCTGCACCGAACTGGAGCCATCCCCCTGAAGCGCGTAAACCTCGACTTCATTGGTATCGGGCTTGAAAAGCGTGATGCTCGTGCGGTCGAAGGGCAAGAACTGAATCACCTCGCGGGCTAACGTTTGAAAAATTTCCTCCATCGTGCGACCCGCGTGAATCGCACGGCTGACGGCGAGGAGCGAGGCCGTGGTTTGCGTTGGCTGGCAAGCTGGGGCATTTGGCGAGATAACCAGCGCGATAAATTTTTCCTGATTGAGTTCGATTGGATAAAGCGTGGCGGTCGTTTCCGGGTCGAGGCTGACAATCTGTGGCAGGGTTGTTTCGCCACGTGCCAGTGAATGAACATATGGCCGGAGCGATGCTGGAAGTTGAGGTAAGGACAATGCGCCAGACAGGTCAAAAGCGGTTTGCTCTGCTGAAGGCTCTGTGGTGCTGGACAGCGCCGTGGCCTGAAGCAGTTGACCGTTCGCATCGAAAAGGTAGTGTCCGGGCGCAAGTGACCCCGACTGCGCAGTAGAAGCCATTGGTTGATTCCTTGGCTACATCGTTTGTTGAAGTCGTGCACGCTAAACCACCAGATGGCTTGGGGGAGGTGGTGGCGTTAGTGTTTTGGTAAATTCAGCCCCTGGTTGTCAAATGGTGGCGATGTTGCTAGCCGGTGTGACCTCACTTGGTCTGCGGGACATCTCCTGCGCAGCGAAATCCCAGGGTGAACGCAATTGTGCCCGGTGGCAGTCCGTAGCGGTGCGTGACCTTCAGGTACTCGGCGCGGTCATTCCATGAGCCGCCGCGCACGACGCGCCCGCGTCCAAAGTCGGGACCACGCGGGTTGCGTACGGCCCGGCCTACGTCATCCTCCGCGTCAAACCAGTCGGCGCACCACTCGGCAGCATTTCCGGCCAGGTCATAAAGTCCGAATGGGTTGGGTGGAAATGTCGCCACTGGGGTCGTTTGAATCCCACGCAGTGGCATGCGTCGGGGATTAACGATGACGTAGTCAAAGGTCGCCGCTCCAGGCAGAGCATCGCTGCCGGTTCCATACTGTGCCGCTGGTCGTCCGGCGCGTGCCGCAAACTCCCATTCGGTCTCGGTCGGCAGGCGCTTCCCGGCCCAGTGAGCATAGGCAGCGGCATCGTTCCAGGTCACCGCGACAACGGGGTGGCGGTCCCGGTCAGGTGTTGCGTAGAGCATCCAGCGTCCCTCGCTCTGATAGCCGGTTGCGGTGACGAACCGCCGAAAATCAGCATTCGTCACCTCGGTTTGGTCAAGAAAAAATGGTGATACCGTCACCAAGTTACTGTGCGCCACATCGGGCTGACGAACAAAGGTGCCACCAGGAATGAACACCATGCCCGGCGGTGGCGCCGGGATGCGGTACGGTGGCTCAGGTGGGCGGACTTGGCAGCCAGTCAACCAAAACAGCAAAACGGTCACCCATAGTCCGGTGCGGCGCAGGGCTACCTGTCTCCAAGCCTGGCTACGATGGAGCATTTCACAGTGTTACGTCGAGGCAGGTGTTGCGTTACGGTGGATGATATACCACCTGGGCGGCACGTAAACTGTGCGCTGGGTCGCGCCACCCAACCCACCAACTGAGCTGGCTTGCGAACGAATGGCGGGTAGTCGGTGGCTTGCAGAACGATTGTATCTTGACGTACAAACAGTCTCACCCGCCTACGAGCTTACAAGGTGGCTTCCAGCGCAAGCCGGATCATGTCGTACGGAGGAGGTTCCCCGCCGATGTACCTCGACGAGTTTAAGCAACAGTTGCCAGACGCCGATCCGCAGGAAACTGCCGAATGGCTCGAAGCTCTTGAGCAAGTGGTCAATCAAGAGGGTTCTGAGCGCGCCCAGTTTTTGCTGCGCAAATTGCTCAAGAAATCGCGCCTGATGCGGGTCGGACTGCCGGAGTTGGTGCAGACGCCCTACATCAACACCATTTCACCGGAGCAGGAGCCGCCATTTCCGGGTGACGAAGAGATGGAGTTGCGGATTCGGCGCATCGTGCGTTGGAACGCCGTCGCCATGGTCGTGCGGGCAAATCACTACTACCCTGGCATTGGGGGGCACTTGGCAACCTATGCCTCGTCGGCCAGTCTGTACGAAGTCGGTTTCAACCACTTTTTCCAAGGGAAGGATGACGGACAAGCCGGCGATCACATCTTTTATCAGGGCCATGCCGCGCCGGGTATTTATGCCCGGGCTTTTTTGGAAGGACGCCTAACCACCGAACACCTCGAACACTTCCGCCGCGAAGCACTTGGGCGGGGGCTGTCGAGTTACCCACATCCGCGGTTGATGCCGGATTTTTGGGAATTTCCGACCGTGTCAATGGGGTTGGGTCCGATCAATGCCATTTATCAAGCGCGCTTCAATCGCTATCTGCACAACCGGGGCATCGTTGACACCTCCCGGTCGCGAGTCTGGGCTTTTTTAGGCGATGGTGAGACAGACGAGCCGGAATCACTGGGGGCGCTCCATCTAGCGGCACGGGAAAGCCTCGACAACCTCACCTTCGTTATCAACTGCAACCTGCAACGGCTTGATGGTCCGGTGCGTGGCAACGGCAAGATTATCCAGGAACTGGAGGCCGTGTTCCGGGGGGCTGGGTGGAACGTCATCAAGGTGATTTGGAGTCGGCGGTGGGACCCACTGCTGGCTAAGGACACCGAAGGGGCGCTGCTGCACATCATGAACACGACCCTCGACGGCGAGTTTCAGAAGTATTCTGTCGAGACCGGCGCTTACATCCGACGGCACTTTTTCGGCAAGGACCCACGGGCGCTGGCCCTGGTTGAGCATATGTCCGATCGTGACCTGGAGCGCCTCCGTCGTGGCGGTCACGATCACTTGAAGATTTATGCTGCCTACAAGGCCGCCATTGAACATCAGGGGCAGCCGACCGTCATTCT
It contains:
- a CDS encoding hybrid sensor histidine kinase/response regulator gives rise to the protein MASTAQSGSLAPGHYLFDANGQLLQATALSSTTEPSAEQTAFDLSGALSLPQLPASLRPYVHSLARGETTLPQIVSLDPETTATLYPIELNQEKFIALVISPNAPACQPTQTTASLLAVSRAIHAGRTMEEIFQTLAREVIQFLPFDRTSITLFKPDTNEVEVYALQGDGSSSVQAGTIVPGDKTVTAWVVSHGQPVVVPDIRQETRFVTYAEWSEQGYRSTLCHPLTLDSKVIGTLNFTSRTVGAYCDATVELVTPLAEQVAVAINNTRLRQRLTQESQRLRRIVEVANQVKHHLSLNIGYLSVSEILRWMCEVACDMGWERAIFCLRDPALTSANDSFIAAFAGTFSDAQRVELDVLSSQRTKVGGFSTTPGARISGVHRRVGDHSFIVGRNTESPLRLWHPGTIVIVPLALEGRLFGTFSVDRHGPDPLPEEVEILELLTDHATVVLHNSRLIGQLQEQLAETQRLREQEREHHLQMQQTERLRALGELASGVAHNFNNALTIIQGRISLLKTHVTDATLLRSLDIIHTVSKDAANIVKRIQDFARVRQDDSDFERLDLSQLVQQTIEATQPKWMERTSGTLVRVTCQAPAPVYILGNPTELREVVTNLVFNALDAMPNGGEIIINVYEQNESAKLVVRDTGLGMNEETKKRLFDPFYTTKGGKGTGLGLSVSHNIISRHRGRIEVESELGRGTTFFLTLPLTPRSLAQELVVESVPQLPPRQLRILIVDDERPVAETVSDIIASVGHLPTVETNPAQALQRLRTESFDALFTDLGMPDINGWQLIAEARAIVPGLSITLVTGWAARLHPRDLQAQRVRLIPKPVDIQIVERTLSEIVCELRATLH
- a CDS encoding formylglycine-generating enzyme family protein → MLHRSQAWRQVALRRTGLWVTVLLFWLTGCQVRPPEPPYRIPAPPPGMVFIPGGTFVRQPDVAHSNLVTVSPFFLDQTEVTNADFRRFVTATGYQSEGRWMLYATPDRDRHPVVAVTWNDAAAYAHWAGKRLPTETEWEFAARAGRPAAQYGTGSDALPGAATFDYVIVNPRRMPLRGIQTTPVATFPPNPFGLYDLAGNAAEWCADWFDAEDDVGRAVRNPRGPDFGRGRVVRGGSWNDRAEYLKVTHRYGLPPGTIAFTLGFRCAGDVPQTK